The Pseudomonadota bacterium region TCTGGTGCGGGCAATGCTCGTGTAGGGGGAGGAGAAACGGACCTCTCGCGCTCACCACTCTGCGGAGTCTTCCTCGCTACTCACCGGCCTGGAACTGCGATGACCTGAGTTGCGCTCGCCCTCGCCGACCAGGCACCCTGCGACACAGACGTCGCGCCCTCTTCGTGTTTTCCCCTGCTCACGCCTTCCGGCACACCGCGACGAGGAAGCCGCCGAAGCGGGCCAAAGGCGAGGTCATCGCCGCGTGCTCGGCCTTCGCGACGAGGCCGCCGACGATCGGGATGTCGTGGACGAACGCGGTCGGCGTCACGACGCGCACGCCGCGCCACCCCTCGAACCTGAGACCCGGCGGCAGGTAGCCCAGGACCTGCTTCGGCGTGTCCCAGCGCGTGAACATCTCGGCCTCGGTCCGCGCCTCCGAGATCTTGCCCGGTCGTGCCAGCCGCTTCGCGAGGTGCCGGAGGCTGAGCGCGTTGTAGAACTCGGCGACGAGGTAGCCGCCCGGCCGAAGGACGCGCGCCATCTCGCGCAGCGCGAGCTCGATGTCCGGGACGTGCGCGAGCACCTTGAACGAGTACGCGAGATCGAACGATTCGTCCGCGAACGGCAGCTTCTCGGCCTGCCCCTCGAAGACGTCGAAGCCCCGCCGCCGCGCCTCGGCCAGCATCCCGGGAGAGATGTCGACCCCGACGAGTCGTTTCGCGCGCCCGTCGAGGCCCCGCATGATGAGCCCGGTGCCGCAGCCGACCTCGAGCACCTCCTTGCCGCCCGCGAGCCCGCGCACGATGCCGAGCTCGAGCTCGTCGAGCATCGCGTGGTAGCCGTGGTGGCGCTTCCGCTCGTACCAGCCGGAGAAGTCGTCGTAGTAGCCCTTGGCGTCGATGTCCGTCATGTTCCTGTCACCTTCCGAGCAGCTCGTCGTAGATGTCTTCGACCTCGCGGGCCATCCGCGCGGACGAGAAGAGTTGGTTCACGGCGCGCTCGCCGGCCGCACCGAGGTCCGCCGCGAGCGAAGGGTTCCGCAGCACCTTCGCAACCGCCGACGCGAGTCCTGCGGCGTCGCCCGGCCGCGTCCCGACCGCCGCCTCGAGGCCGACGAGCTCATCGAGCGGCGGGACGCCCGCCACGACGAGCGGGATCCGCTGCGACATCGCCTCGAGCAGCACGAGCGGGATGTCCATCTTCGCGTAGAGGCTCTCTGCCGGGAGCACCGCCACCTCGGCCGCGCCGATGAGGTGCGGCATGTCCGGCGCCACGTTCACGAAGACGACCCTCGAGCCGAACGCCGCGAGTTCGCGCCGGATGCGCTCCTGGATCTCTCGCGCGGCGGCGGTCTTCAACCGGCAGGCGAACACGAGCGACGCGTCCGGGAACGACCCGAGCAGCTCCGGCCCGGCGGCGGCCACGGTCTCGGCGGCGCTCGAGAACTC contains the following coding sequences:
- a CDS encoding class I SAM-dependent methyltransferase, with protein sequence MTDIDAKGYYDDFSGWYERKRHHGYHAMLDELELGIVRGLAGGKEVLEVGCGTGLIMRGLDGRAKRLVGVDISPGMLAEARRRGFDVFEGQAEKLPFADESFDLAYSFKVLAHVPDIELALREMARVLRPGGYLVAEFYNALSLRHLAKRLARPGKISEARTEAEMFTRWDTPKQVLGYLPPGLRFEGWRGVRVVTPTAFVHDIPIVGGLVAKAEHAAMTSPLARFGGFLVAVCRKA